Proteins encoded within one genomic window of Granulicella pectinivorans:
- a CDS encoding DUF4450 domain-containing protein has translation MHTNSLFRATLVASVVLGSLCAVAQTGQATAITATAGLQPNLTGNIDRPLRYRPQDRDFVIEDGIEFFNRSLYGGNTAFRVDGGDKPEFTLYLPGRGGNLRLGIAIAGKTLWLKDARHIVTRYRPGELLYTIADPILGPDARITLEVLAYAATEGLIVRAQAQHLAGGAELLWAYGGVNGQRGSRDGDIGTERVPISHYFQLQPAFAEGNTFTFTGQGFTLHSEHADIAGITPAGTQQHLADAASWNDLPALLAATTTASTHPIVVGRAPFASDKPLLLSLQRLTGATQSQDLSIYREVTAPVAGSAPKRQPLPLPPAFERDRLPGLFTTTESHFAALRDKVRIETPDPYLDTAMAALNVVADALWDDDAHAIMHGAIAWRTKLLGWRGPYALDDLGWHDRARENFETWVPNQNRKPIPAVIPGPDPKANMARNEPGLHSNGDLSNSHYDMNMVFIDALVRHLLWTGDRDYARQVWPVLERHLAWERRLFRREYGPDKLPLYEAYASIWASDDLYYNGGGTAYGSAYNVYANRTAARIAVLAGVDPRPYTEEADRILQAMHTLLWMPEARTFAEYKDLTGNQLLHADYGLWNFYHTVDEEAVTPREAWSMGSALLGKWKRIPVQGPGVPDDARYHVLSETDWMPYSWSINNVVLDENMNTALALWEGGHSQDAFVIAKGGLLASMYMGLSPGNVGTMNLYDAYRRESQRDFGDSAGTISRAIVEGLFGIHPDALDGSLTITPGFPTQWNHASITHPDLSVSFLRKEKADTWDVTQNAAGRFNKLTLRIPAAFTGVASLKINGVAAHWTSDPEAAGRPLLVVQTTLTSAAHIEIEWSGTELHPDDTTAKPGARNGDFHRMALGSFTWWAPEPIPPIQPSTPPIPFDWHALRTASAYETVDLTGHFNDRVSAIFAKGKYLSPRAQGVSLEQPWQGVGAWAGHLNTLPVIDDSGLRATAASHGDRLTMPDGISFATPSAPEARNIVFTSQWENYPHAVTFPLGGRASHAFFLMAGSTSFMQSRMDNGEIVIRYTDGTSTRLALRNPETWWPIEQDYFIDDFQFPLEAPLPPRVDLRTGQIRLLDLATFKGQGREVAGGAATVLDLPLDPNRQLKDLTLRTLSNDSVIGLMSLTLERPGRTTR, from the coding sequence GTGCATACCAACTCTCTGTTCCGTGCGACCCTCGTCGCGTCCGTTGTTCTCGGCAGTCTCTGTGCCGTCGCGCAGACCGGTCAGGCCACCGCCATCACCGCAACCGCCGGGCTGCAGCCCAATCTCACCGGCAACATCGACAGGCCGCTGCGGTATCGACCGCAGGACCGCGACTTCGTCATCGAGGATGGCATCGAGTTCTTCAACCGGTCGCTCTATGGCGGCAACACCGCCTTTCGGGTCGATGGAGGCGACAAGCCCGAGTTCACCCTCTACCTTCCAGGCCGTGGCGGCAACCTCCGCCTTGGCATCGCGATCGCAGGCAAGACGCTCTGGCTCAAGGACGCCCGGCATATCGTCACCCGTTATCGTCCCGGCGAACTCCTCTACACCATCGCCGACCCCATCCTCGGCCCTGACGCCCGCATCACCCTTGAGGTCCTCGCTTACGCCGCGACCGAAGGCCTGATCGTCCGCGCGCAGGCCCAGCACCTCGCCGGCGGGGCCGAGCTCCTTTGGGCCTACGGTGGCGTCAACGGACAACGAGGGTCACGCGATGGCGATATCGGCACCGAGCGCGTACCGATCTCACATTACTTTCAGTTGCAACCCGCCTTCGCCGAAGGCAACACCTTCACGTTCACCGGCCAGGGCTTCACGCTCCACAGCGAGCACGCCGACATCGCCGGCATCACGCCCGCCGGCACCCAGCAGCATCTGGCGGATGCAGCCAGTTGGAACGACCTGCCTGCGCTCCTCGCCGCGACCACCACCGCCTCCACCCACCCCATTGTCGTCGGTCGTGCCCCCTTCGCATCGGACAAGCCTTTGCTGCTCTCCCTCCAACGTCTCACCGGCGCCACGCAGTCGCAGGATCTCAGCATCTACCGCGAGGTCACCGCGCCCGTTGCCGGCAGCGCGCCGAAACGCCAGCCGCTCCCTCTGCCGCCCGCCTTCGAGCGCGACCGTCTTCCCGGCCTTTTCACGACGACGGAAAGCCACTTCGCGGCCTTGCGGGACAAGGTCAGGATCGAGACCCCCGATCCTTATCTCGATACCGCCATGGCAGCGCTCAACGTGGTCGCCGACGCCCTCTGGGACGATGACGCGCACGCCATCATGCACGGAGCCATTGCCTGGCGGACCAAGCTCCTTGGCTGGCGCGGCCCCTACGCCCTCGACGACCTCGGCTGGCACGACCGGGCCCGCGAGAACTTCGAGACATGGGTTCCCAACCAGAACCGCAAGCCGATCCCTGCGGTCATTCCAGGCCCTGACCCCAAAGCCAACATGGCGCGCAACGAGCCCGGCCTCCACTCCAACGGCGACCTCTCCAACTCGCACTACGACATGAACATGGTCTTCATCGACGCCCTCGTACGGCATCTGCTCTGGACCGGCGACCGCGACTACGCTCGACAAGTGTGGCCTGTGCTCGAACGTCATCTCGCCTGGGAGCGACGCCTCTTCCGCCGCGAGTATGGACCGGACAAGCTGCCGCTCTACGAGGCCTACGCCAGCATCTGGGCCAGCGACGACCTCTACTACAACGGTGGGGGCACCGCCTACGGCTCTGCCTACAACGTGTACGCCAACCGTACGGCCGCCCGTATCGCCGTCCTCGCCGGTGTCGACCCCAGACCGTACACGGAGGAGGCAGACCGCATCCTCCAGGCCATGCACACCTTGCTCTGGATGCCCGAGGCCCGCACCTTCGCCGAGTACAAGGACCTCACCGGCAACCAACTCCTCCATGCCGACTACGGTCTCTGGAACTTTTACCACACGGTCGACGAAGAGGCGGTAACTCCGCGCGAAGCGTGGTCCATGGGCTCTGCGCTTCTCGGAAAATGGAAGCGAATCCCCGTGCAGGGCCCGGGCGTCCCCGACGACGCGCGTTATCACGTCCTGTCCGAGACCGATTGGATGCCTTACTCCTGGTCCATCAACAACGTCGTCCTCGACGAAAACATGAACACCGCGCTCGCCCTCTGGGAAGGAGGACACAGCCAGGACGCCTTTGTCATCGCCAAGGGCGGTCTGCTCGCCAGCATGTACATGGGCCTGTCCCCCGGAAATGTCGGCACCATGAACCTGTACGACGCCTATCGAAGGGAGAGCCAGCGCGACTTCGGCGACAGCGCCGGCACTATCTCGCGAGCGATCGTCGAAGGTCTCTTCGGCATCCACCCCGATGCACTCGACGGTTCCCTCACCATTACGCCCGGCTTCCCCACCCAATGGAACCACGCAAGCATCACGCACCCCGACCTTAGCGTCAGCTTCCTTCGTAAAGAAAAAGCCGACACCTGGGACGTCACGCAAAACGCAGCGGGCCGCTTCAACAAACTCACCCTCCGCATCCCTGCCGCCTTCACCGGGGTGGCCAGCCTCAAGATCAATGGAGTTGCAGCGCACTGGACCTCAGACCCTGAAGCCGCGGGCCGTCCACTCCTGGTCGTGCAGACCACGCTCACGTCAGCCGCACATATCGAGATCGAGTGGTCCGGCACCGAGCTGCATCCGGATGACACGACCGCCAAACCCGGCGCACGCAACGGCGACTTCCACCGCATGGCCCTCGGCTCCTTCACCTGGTGGGCACCCGAACCCATCCCACCCATCCAACCATCCACCCCGCCCATACCCTTCGACTGGCACGCCCTACGCACCGCGTCGGCTTACGAGACCGTGGACCTCACCGGCCATTTCAACGATCGCGTCTCCGCCATCTTTGCCAAAGGCAAGTACCTGTCGCCCCGAGCACAGGGCGTCAGCCTCGAACAGCCCTGGCAGGGCGTCGGAGCCTGGGCCGGGCACCTTAACACCCTGCCGGTCATCGACGACTCCGGCCTGCGCGCCACCGCCGCCAGCCACGGAGACAGGCTCACGATGCCCGATGGCATCTCGTTCGCAACCCCATCCGCACCCGAAGCCCGCAACATCGTCTTTACATCCCAATGGGAGAACTATCCCCACGCGGTCACGTTCCCCCTCGGCGGAAGGGCAAGCCACGCCTTCTTCCTTATGGCGGGTTCGACCAGCTTCATGCAAAGCCGCATGGACAACGGTGAGATTGTCATCCGCTATACCGATGGGACTTCAACGCGTCTCGCCCTGCGCAACCCCGAAACATGGTGGCCCATCGAGCAGGACTACTTCATCGACGACTTTCAGTTCCCGCTCGAAGCGCCACTTCCTCCGCGTGTCGATCTCAGGACAGGCCAGATTCGTCTGCTCGACCTCGCCACCTTCAAGGGTCAGGGCCGCGAAGTTGCGGGCGGAGCAGCCACCGTACTCGACCTCCCCCTGGACCCCAACCGGCAACTCAAAGATCTTACCCTCCGCACCCTCTCCAACGACTCCGTCATCGGCCTCATGAGCCTGACGCTCGAACGCCCCGGACGAACCACACGCTGA
- a CDS encoding DUF5597 domain-containing protein: protein MSMQAMRRAGRMLLMVFLGAGTASAQTMAHLEKHGAATQLIVDGQPYLVLGGELANTASSSMEYMKPVWPRLARMHLNTVLTGMSWAQFEPEEGKYDYALVDDLLAGARAQNLKVIFVWFGSWKNGLSSFAPAWVKADQRRFPRAELGSGRSIEVLSTLSAENLKADSNAYRAFMHHLREVDAEKHTVIMIQVENEVGVLGDSRDRSPAANEAFARAVPKQLMDSLRMHVATLRPALKKAWDANGDKTDGTWSEVFGSGMADEIFMAWNYARYMNQVTKAGKAEYPVPVFTNTWIVQPEDRGPGDYPSGCPEPDVLDIWRAGGPDIDINAPDIYLPNFAEWVARFHQNGNPLFVPESRGDTSGVANAFYAIGQHDAIGYSPFGIDSVSRLMAASADPEQGGSVDVQSLPLAKGYDVLGQLAPLILKHQGTGSIGAVVLNAGELNRSLNVGQYSVTVSAVQNRRSAAVASTTAEAAPAYAMVIATGPEEYVIAGSNVEITFSPNTPGPPIAGLAQVHAGHYAEGVWMPGRWLNGDDVLLNYKLAEAAATNQSGSGLRFAADGPSIQKVKLYRYR, encoded by the coding sequence ATGAGTATGCAAGCGATGCGTCGCGCAGGCCGGATGCTCCTGATGGTTTTCCTGGGGGCGGGCACTGCGAGTGCGCAGACCATGGCGCATCTGGAGAAGCACGGGGCGGCGACGCAGTTGATCGTCGATGGACAACCCTACCTGGTGCTGGGCGGGGAACTCGCGAACACGGCGTCGTCGAGCATGGAGTATATGAAACCGGTGTGGCCGCGACTGGCCAGGATGCACTTGAACACGGTGCTGACGGGGATGTCTTGGGCGCAGTTTGAGCCTGAAGAGGGGAAGTACGACTATGCGCTGGTGGACGATCTGCTGGCTGGCGCGCGGGCGCAGAACCTGAAGGTGATCTTTGTCTGGTTCGGGAGTTGGAAGAATGGGTTGTCCAGCTTCGCGCCGGCTTGGGTGAAAGCGGACCAGAGGCGATTTCCGCGGGCGGAGCTGGGGTCCGGAAGGTCGATCGAGGTACTTTCGACGCTGAGTGCGGAGAACCTGAAGGCGGATTCCAATGCGTATCGGGCCTTCATGCATCATCTGCGCGAGGTGGACGCGGAGAAGCATACCGTGATCATGATCCAGGTCGAAAACGAAGTGGGCGTTCTGGGAGATTCGCGCGACCGGAGTCCGGCCGCGAACGAAGCATTTGCCAGAGCGGTGCCAAAGCAACTGATGGACTCTCTGCGGATGCATGTGGCGACTCTGCGGCCGGCGTTGAAGAAGGCGTGGGACGCGAACGGCGATAAGACGGATGGGACCTGGAGCGAAGTCTTCGGAAGTGGCATGGCGGATGAGATCTTCATGGCGTGGAACTATGCGCGCTACATGAACCAGGTGACGAAGGCAGGGAAGGCAGAGTATCCCGTCCCGGTGTTTACGAATACGTGGATCGTGCAGCCGGAGGACCGCGGGCCGGGAGACTATCCGAGCGGATGCCCGGAGCCGGATGTGCTGGACATATGGCGTGCCGGTGGGCCCGACATCGACATCAACGCGCCCGACATCTACCTTCCGAACTTCGCGGAGTGGGTGGCCCGGTTCCACCAGAATGGCAATCCGTTGTTTGTGCCGGAGTCGCGTGGCGACACTTCCGGCGTAGCCAATGCGTTCTATGCGATCGGCCAACACGACGCGATCGGATACTCTCCCTTTGGGATCGATAGCGTGTCGCGCCTGATGGCGGCGTCTGCGGATCCGGAGCAAGGCGGCTCGGTCGATGTGCAGAGTCTTCCTTTGGCCAAGGGGTATGACGTGCTGGGGCAGCTTGCGCCGCTGATTCTCAAGCACCAGGGGACTGGATCGATCGGTGCGGTCGTCCTGAACGCTGGGGAGCTGAACCGGTCCCTCAATGTGGGGCAGTACAGCGTCACGGTCAGTGCGGTTCAGAATCGACGGTCGGCGGCGGTGGCTTCCACGACCGCGGAAGCGGCACCGGCCTACGCGATGGTCATCGCGACTGGGCCGGAGGAATACGTCATCGCGGGCAGCAATGTCGAGATCACGTTCTCACCCAACACGCCGGGTCCGCCGATTGCAGGATTGGCACAGGTTCATGCTGGACACTACGCGGAGGGAGTGTGGATGCCGGGCCGGTGGCTGAACGGGGATGACGTGCTGCTGAACTATAAACTCGCCGAGGCGGCTGCGACGAACCAGTCCGGAAGCGGTCTGCGATTTGCGGCCGATGGGCCCTCCATTCAAAAGGTAAAGCTCTACCGGTACAGATAA
- a CDS encoding RNA polymerase sigma factor yields the protein MKKQEGEPLAAASMIIPTMESISQLFAEHYRRVLLAAHRITGNMADAEDIAQGLFLRLASTDRPIDNVGSYLHRAAINGALDLLRRRKSAATEPLDQAVEVVSVSRRSSPESEVSSRQLGEALRTAIGELPPRAAEMFALRYFEELGNKEIATMMGTSQAAVAVTLHNTRSRLKKRLLEMDGKINETR from the coding sequence ATGAAGAAGCAAGAAGGTGAACCCTTGGCTGCTGCCAGCATGATCATTCCGACGATGGAAAGCATTTCGCAACTCTTCGCGGAGCACTACCGCCGCGTGCTGCTGGCTGCTCATCGCATCACGGGCAATATGGCAGATGCGGAAGATATCGCACAGGGTTTGTTCCTGAGGCTGGCAAGCACTGATCGACCGATCGACAACGTGGGGAGCTACCTCCATCGTGCGGCGATCAACGGAGCGCTCGACCTGCTGCGGAGGCGAAAGAGTGCAGCGACCGAGCCGCTGGATCAGGCGGTTGAGGTCGTGTCGGTCAGTCGTCGAAGCTCACCGGAGTCCGAGGTTTCAAGCCGGCAACTGGGGGAGGCATTGCGCACTGCGATCGGGGAGTTGCCCCCAAGAGCAGCGGAGATGTTTGCCTTGCGCTACTTCGAGGAACTGGGAAACAAAGAGATCGCAACGATGATGGGAACTTCGCAGGCCGCGGTCGCTGTGACGCTTCACAACACGCGATCCAGGCTCAAGAAGCGACTTTTAGAAATGGATGGGAAGATCAATGAGACACGATAG
- a CDS encoding ABC transporter ATP-binding protein, translating into MGTIELDALEVRLGDRTILNGLSGVLRGQAIGLLGPNGAGKSTLINTLLGFHRASSGTARIFGLDTYRDRAQIRSGIGYMPENDSFIGNMSGVHFVRYMAEISGLPSAEALERAHEALFYVGLGEVRYRKVNSYSLGMKQLIKLAQALAHGPRLLILDEPTNGLDPIARQRMIHLIQEIRKEGSVRLIISSHLLRDIDETCDEVLILKGGRIAALCNIEEERRTNRSFMELETVGATERFSVSIRGLGCECACFPGGRIKLVLPEHVEARDLYRIASEQKVQIRRMHVRRDSLEDIFLRAMDPEGERPANVHL; encoded by the coding sequence ATGGGAACGATTGAACTCGATGCGCTCGAGGTCCGGCTTGGCGACCGCACCATTCTGAATGGGCTGAGCGGCGTGCTGCGCGGCCAGGCGATCGGCCTGCTTGGACCGAACGGAGCAGGCAAGTCTACGCTGATCAATACTCTGCTTGGCTTTCACCGCGCGTCGAGTGGAACGGCGCGCATCTTCGGGCTCGACACGTACCGGGACAGGGCGCAGATTCGCAGCGGCATTGGATATATGCCGGAGAACGATTCCTTCATCGGCAACATGAGCGGCGTTCACTTCGTCCGCTACATGGCGGAAATCTCCGGCCTGCCTTCGGCAGAGGCGCTGGAACGCGCCCATGAAGCGCTCTTCTACGTCGGACTGGGGGAGGTGCGGTATCGCAAGGTGAACAGCTACTCCCTGGGGATGAAACAGCTCATCAAGTTGGCCCAGGCACTCGCGCATGGGCCGCGATTGCTGATTCTCGACGAACCCACGAACGGCCTCGACCCCATTGCGCGTCAGCGGATGATTCATCTGATCCAGGAGATTCGCAAGGAAGGCAGCGTGCGTCTGATCATCTCGTCGCATCTGCTGCGAGATATCGATGAGACATGCGATGAAGTTCTTATTCTGAAGGGCGGACGCATCGCGGCGCTGTGCAACATCGAAGAGGAACGCCGCACCAACCGCAGCTTCATGGAGCTCGAAACGGTAGGCGCGACGGAAAGATTTTCTGTCAGCATCCGCGGTCTGGGCTGCGAATGCGCATGCTTCCCGGGCGGCCGCATCAAGCTCGTGCTTCCCGAACATGTCGAAGCTCGCGACCTCTATCGGATTGCTTCGGAGCAGAAGGTACAGATCCGAAGGATGCACGTACGCCGCGACTCCCTTGAAGACATCTTTCTACGAGCGATGGATCCGGAAGGAGAACGACCCGCCAATGTCCATCTATAA
- a CDS encoding rhamnogalacturonan acetylesterase, whose amino-acid sequence MRQRKYGWTMLLLCGVCVSASAQKAIEFTCGKQAKGAISLSAEKRYTAPAESDATGRPAFGFDLVASPDQFAGGACASDHAFFFSVAVPDGNYQVTVVLGSGARSTTTVRAESRRLFVDKRSLAAGASATEVFNVNVRTADIAGGSGVGAKVRLKPREIGALDWDEKLTLEFNGEHPSVRSIAVRPIGDVPTVYMAGDSTMVDQDKEPWAAWGQMLPVFFGPRVVIANEAESGETIRSFTGERRFDKIMSTIKKGDYLIIQFAHNDQKNGSPETTDFQGSLAKYVDAVTAKGAHPILVTAMNRRTFDAEGHITDSLGGYPQATRAFAEERKLPLIDLNAMSKTLYEAMGQDGTIKAFVHYPANTFPGQTTELKDDTHFNSYGAYELARAVVQSMRDQKMPLAAYLKAGIPAFDPAHPDSVATFDLPRSPLFELEKPYGK is encoded by the coding sequence ATGCGACAGAGGAAATACGGGTGGACGATGCTGCTGCTGTGCGGTGTGTGTGTATCGGCTTCAGCGCAGAAGGCGATCGAGTTTACGTGCGGGAAGCAGGCCAAGGGGGCGATTTCGCTCAGCGCGGAGAAGAGGTACACCGCTCCGGCGGAGAGCGATGCGACGGGCAGACCGGCCTTCGGGTTCGATCTGGTGGCCTCTCCGGATCAGTTCGCCGGAGGTGCCTGCGCGAGCGATCATGCCTTCTTTTTTTCGGTCGCGGTTCCCGATGGCAACTACCAGGTGACCGTGGTGCTGGGTTCCGGCGCGCGCTCGACGACGACGGTAAGGGCGGAATCCCGGAGGCTCTTCGTCGATAAGAGGTCTTTGGCGGCGGGCGCTTCCGCGACCGAGGTGTTCAATGTGAATGTCCGCACGGCAGATATTGCCGGGGGAAGCGGCGTGGGCGCGAAGGTGCGGCTGAAGCCGCGCGAGATTGGTGCGCTGGACTGGGATGAGAAGCTGACGCTTGAGTTCAATGGCGAACACCCGAGCGTGCGGTCGATCGCGGTGAGGCCGATCGGCGATGTGCCGACGGTGTATATGGCCGGGGATTCGACGATGGTCGACCAGGACAAAGAACCCTGGGCGGCATGGGGACAGATGTTGCCGGTCTTCTTCGGGCCGAGGGTGGTGATTGCGAATGAGGCGGAGTCGGGAGAGACGATTCGCAGCTTTACCGGGGAGCGCCGCTTCGACAAGATCATGTCGACGATCAAGAAGGGCGACTACCTGATCATCCAGTTTGCGCACAACGACCAGAAGAATGGATCTCCGGAGACGACGGACTTCCAAGGTTCGCTGGCGAAGTATGTGGATGCGGTGACGGCCAAGGGCGCGCATCCGATTCTCGTGACGGCGATGAACCGGCGCACGTTCGACGCGGAGGGGCACATTACGGATTCCCTGGGGGGCTATCCGCAGGCGACGCGCGCGTTTGCCGAGGAACGTAAGCTGCCGCTGATCGATTTGAATGCCATGAGCAAGACGCTGTATGAGGCGATGGGGCAGGATGGGACGATCAAGGCGTTCGTGCATTATCCGGCCAACACGTTTCCGGGGCAGACCACGGAGCTGAAGGATGACACGCACTTCAACTCCTATGGCGCGTACGAACTGGCGCGGGCCGTGGTCCAGAGCATGCGCGACCAGAAGATGCCGCTGGCGGCGTATCTGAAGGCGGGGATTCCGGCTTTCGATCCGGCGCATCCGGATAGCGTGGCGACGTTCGATCTGCCTCGGAGTCCGTTGTTCGAGTTGGAGAAGCCGTACGGAAAGTAG
- a CDS encoding FecR domain-containing protein codes for MRHDSESLLETAIQSIHAAEPDATQVSASAQRVADRLGIESTRSLDFSASSAIESCADVQGLLGSYRAGTLSAARTLLIQAHLRECGECHRTYHGGLGSTGLDWSAPHASRALTWSFRLPRWAIAPALAVLALTFVLYRAFWQVPPGVRAEVVSIDGSASRISDAGDAPIAAGDTLHEGEHLRTSGGAHAVLRLSDGSTVEVNERSVLSVGARGRNMTVAVDNGAVIVQAAKRTAGHLYVKTPDCRVAVTGTVFSVNAGIKGSRVAVLEGTVHVTHGGLETLMHAGDQVSTNDNLSSEPVDRQIAWSRNLDTYLPLLAQFGTLQHRIDQIPTPPLRYTSDLLGRVPANTLLYVSIPNLGNFLSEANNIFHDQLKQSPALQQWWESGAHHNTAQLDALVNQLHQVSEYLGDEVVVAGVQQPESPRPNPGFAIVADLQRGGLGDVLRVTAPAIVVFDEASLATAPTQDRPGLFALVRQHEAVFSSSVTVLRQMNAQLNGNASSFAAGDFGQQIAAAYSRGAGIILAADLHQMLHTVSERGRDTPSTQNALQSSGMDSVRYLIAEHRERNGLPDNHVNLQFAGARQGAASWLAGPAPIGSLEFVTPNAAIAVAFLSKDPVAIADDMMKMARPSGASASSGWSEEEAKLQISVRNDLAANLGGDFLMSLDGAVLPSPAWKAVVEVRNAEQLERTLERLADAMRSQPGGNHAHDIAIHTSQSNGQTFYSIDDVASGAAMAHYTFADGYMILAPHRALLLQALQAHASGNSLARSAAFKALLPKDENANYSALVYQNIGPVLTPLLSHVSGESAQALTQLAADGRPTAICAWGKENNIEAASNSHLFGFDLLALEALVHPGNKRSGVSVRE; via the coding sequence ATGAGACACGATAGCGAATCCTTACTTGAGACGGCGATTCAATCCATTCACGCGGCTGAACCGGATGCCACACAGGTCTCTGCCTCCGCACAGCGAGTGGCGGATCGTCTCGGCATCGAATCGACGCGTAGCTTGGATTTCTCCGCCTCCTCCGCGATCGAGAGCTGTGCGGATGTGCAGGGTCTGCTTGGTTCGTATCGTGCCGGGACCCTGTCCGCAGCACGTACACTTCTGATTCAGGCCCACCTGCGCGAGTGTGGAGAGTGCCACCGCACCTATCACGGTGGGTTGGGATCGACTGGACTGGACTGGTCGGCACCCCATGCGTCGCGAGCTCTTACGTGGAGCTTCCGCCTGCCCCGCTGGGCCATCGCCCCTGCACTCGCCGTTCTGGCTCTGACGTTTGTGTTGTATCGCGCGTTCTGGCAAGTTCCTCCCGGCGTTCGCGCGGAGGTGGTGTCGATCGACGGATCTGCTTCACGCATCTCAGATGCAGGGGACGCCCCGATCGCGGCAGGCGACACGTTGCACGAGGGAGAGCATCTGCGAACGAGCGGCGGAGCCCACGCCGTGCTGCGTCTTTCGGACGGTTCCACGGTCGAGGTCAACGAACGAAGCGTTCTCTCCGTCGGGGCGAGAGGCCGCAACATGACGGTCGCGGTCGATAACGGAGCGGTGATCGTGCAGGCGGCCAAGCGGACCGCGGGCCACCTGTACGTGAAGACTCCGGACTGCCGTGTTGCTGTCACCGGTACGGTCTTCTCGGTCAACGCCGGGATCAAGGGTTCACGGGTCGCGGTATTGGAAGGAACCGTGCATGTGACGCACGGCGGTCTCGAGACGCTGATGCATGCGGGCGACCAGGTATCGACGAACGACAATTTGAGCTCGGAGCCCGTCGACCGGCAGATTGCATGGAGCCGCAACCTCGACACGTATCTTCCTCTGCTTGCGCAGTTCGGCACGCTGCAACACAGGATCGATCAGATTCCAACGCCACCGCTCCGGTATACGAGTGATCTGCTTGGGCGTGTTCCTGCGAACACCTTGCTGTACGTGAGCATTCCCAATCTCGGCAATTTTCTGAGCGAAGCGAACAACATCTTTCACGACCAGTTGAAGCAGAGCCCGGCGCTCCAGCAGTGGTGGGAGAGTGGGGCGCATCACAATACCGCGCAGCTTGATGCTCTCGTCAATCAGCTTCACCAGGTGAGCGAGTATCTGGGCGATGAAGTTGTGGTCGCAGGGGTGCAACAGCCGGAGAGTCCCCGGCCAAACCCCGGGTTCGCGATCGTCGCCGATCTTCAGAGGGGCGGACTGGGCGATGTGCTGAGGGTGACGGCTCCAGCGATTGTTGTGTTCGACGAAGCTTCCCTTGCGACTGCTCCAACGCAGGATCGGCCGGGTCTGTTCGCTCTTGTCCGGCAGCATGAAGCCGTCTTCTCCAGCAGCGTTACCGTCCTTAGACAGATGAACGCACAGTTGAACGGCAACGCAAGCAGCTTCGCAGCTGGCGATTTCGGGCAGCAGATTGCCGCGGCCTACAGTCGTGGAGCCGGCATCATTCTTGCAGCAGACCTTCATCAGATGCTGCACACTGTGTCCGAGAGAGGCCGCGACACGCCAAGCACGCAAAACGCCTTGCAGAGCAGCGGCATGGATAGTGTTCGGTATCTCATCGCGGAGCACCGCGAACGCAATGGATTGCCTGATAACCATGTGAATCTGCAGTTCGCCGGGGCGAGGCAGGGTGCAGCTTCATGGCTTGCAGGTCCGGCTCCGATCGGGTCGCTTGAGTTCGTTACTCCAAACGCAGCCATCGCAGTCGCATTTCTCTCGAAGGACCCTGTAGCGATCGCCGACGACATGATGAAGATGGCGCGACCCTCCGGCGCATCGGCGAGCAGTGGCTGGAGCGAGGAAGAGGCGAAGTTGCAGATCAGTGTCCGCAACGATCTCGCCGCGAATCTTGGTGGAGACTTCCTGATGTCTCTCGATGGTGCGGTGCTGCCCAGCCCGGCCTGGAAGGCTGTCGTCGAAGTTCGTAACGCCGAGCAGCTTGAGAGAACCCTCGAACGACTTGCGGATGCGATGCGCAGCCAGCCCGGCGGCAATCATGCGCATGACATTGCGATCCACACAAGCCAGAGCAACGGCCAGACTTTTTACTCGATCGACGATGTCGCATCCGGCGCTGCCATGGCGCACTATACATTTGCGGATGGTTATATGATCCTCGCTCCGCATCGCGCTCTTCTGCTGCAGGCGCTGCAGGCGCATGCGAGCGGCAACTCGCTGGCGCGTTCCGCGGCCTTCAAGGCGCTCCTGCCGAAAGACGAGAATGCAAACTACTCCGCTCTTGTGTACCAGAATATCGGCCCGGTGTTGACGCCTTTGCTCTCTCATGTGAGCGGCGAGTCGGCACAGGCTTTGACCCAACTCGCAGCGGATGGCCGGCCTACCGCGATCTGCGCATGGGGGAAGGAGAACAACATTGAAGCCGCCAGCAACAGTCATCTCTTCGGCTTCGACCTCCTGGCGCTCGAAGCTCTCGTTCATCCAGGGAACAAGCGTTCAGGGGTAAGCGTACGTGAATAG